From Caretta caretta isolate rCarCar2 chromosome 3, rCarCar1.hap1, whole genome shotgun sequence, a single genomic window includes:
- the LGALS8 gene encoding galectin-8 isoform X2 has product MPLDQLQKTIHNPVIPYTGTILSGLLPGELVVIQGSVPDDSDRFQVDFQCGSSTKPRADVAFHFNPRFKKSGSIICNTLEKERWGWEEITYEMPFQKGKPFKIVFMVLKDKFQVSVNEKHLLLYNHRVNLERIDTLGIYGKVQIQTIAFVSNNSSQGSQPSSLGITKINSENVVPYIARLNSALCPGQTVVIKGEVNKNPNSFAVNLKSSDSKDIALHLNPRMKTKVFVRNSYLCDSWGEEEKDVTNFPFSPGMYFELLIFCDVHQYKVAINGVHILEYKHRFKQLEKISVLEVTGDIQLLDVRSL; this is encoded by the exons GTTATTCCATACACTGGGACAATCCTTAGTGGTCTCCTTCCTGGAGAACTAGTTGTAATACAGGGAAGTGTTCCTGATGATTCCGACAG GTTCCAGGTGGACTTCCAATGTGGCAGTAGCACAAAACCTCGTGCTGATGTGGCCTTTCACTTCAATCCCCGCTTCAAAAAATCGGGTTCCATAATCTGTAACACTCTGGAAAAAGAAAGATGGGGTTGGGAGGAGATCACTTATGAGATGCCTTTTCAAAAAGGAAAGCCATTTAAGATTGTCTTTATGGTTTTGAAGGATAAATTCCAG gtgtctgtaaatgaaaaacatttgCTGCTGTACAACCACAGAGTTAACCTGGAAAGAATAGATACACTGGGGATATATGGGAAAGTACAGATTCAGACTATAGCGTTTGTTTCTAACAAT TCTTCACAAGGCTCTCAGCCATCATCTTTAGGAATAACAAAGATAAACTCAGAAAAT GTGGTTCCTTACATTGCAAGGCTTAATTCTGCACTTTGTCCTGGACAGACAGTTGTCATCAAAGGAGAAGTGAATAAAAACCCAAACAG CTTTGCTGTTAATCTAAAATCAAGTGACTCAAAGGATATTGCACTGCATCTGAATCCCCGAATGAAAACAAAAGTTTTCGTGAGAAATTCCTATCTTTGTGATagctggggagaagaggaaaaagaTGTCACTAATTTCCCTTTCAGCCCAGGAATGTACTTTGAG TTGTTAATTTTCTGTGATGTTCATCAGTACAAGGTTGCTATAAATGGTGTGCACATCCTGGAGTACAAGCATCGATTTAAACAACTTGAAAAGATCAGCGTATTGGAGGTTACTGGAGACATTCAATTACTGGATGTGAGGAGCCTGTAG
- the LGALS8 gene encoding galectin-8 isoform X1 → MPLDQLQKTIHNPVIPYTGTILSGLLPGELVVIQGSVPDDSDRFQVDFQCGSSTKPRADVAFHFNPRFKKSGSIICNTLEKERWGWEEITYEMPFQKGKPFKIVFMVLKDKFQVSVNEKHLLLYNHRVNLERIDTLGIYGKVQIQTIAFVSNNSSQGSQPSSLGITKINSENGVVPDGSQLVVPYIARLNSALCPGQTVVIKGEVNKNPNSFAVNLKSSDSKDIALHLNPRMKTKVFVRNSYLCDSWGEEEKDVTNFPFSPGMYFELLIFCDVHQYKVAINGVHILEYKHRFKQLEKISVLEVTGDIQLLDVRSL, encoded by the exons GTTATTCCATACACTGGGACAATCCTTAGTGGTCTCCTTCCTGGAGAACTAGTTGTAATACAGGGAAGTGTTCCTGATGATTCCGACAG GTTCCAGGTGGACTTCCAATGTGGCAGTAGCACAAAACCTCGTGCTGATGTGGCCTTTCACTTCAATCCCCGCTTCAAAAAATCGGGTTCCATAATCTGTAACACTCTGGAAAAAGAAAGATGGGGTTGGGAGGAGATCACTTATGAGATGCCTTTTCAAAAAGGAAAGCCATTTAAGATTGTCTTTATGGTTTTGAAGGATAAATTCCAG gtgtctgtaaatgaaaaacatttgCTGCTGTACAACCACAGAGTTAACCTGGAAAGAATAGATACACTGGGGATATATGGGAAAGTACAGATTCAGACTATAGCGTTTGTTTCTAACAAT TCTTCACAAGGCTCTCAGCCATCATCTTTAGGAATAACAAAGATAAACTCAGAAAAT ggAGTAGTGCCTGATGGTTCACAACTT GTGGTTCCTTACATTGCAAGGCTTAATTCTGCACTTTGTCCTGGACAGACAGTTGTCATCAAAGGAGAAGTGAATAAAAACCCAAACAG CTTTGCTGTTAATCTAAAATCAAGTGACTCAAAGGATATTGCACTGCATCTGAATCCCCGAATGAAAACAAAAGTTTTCGTGAGAAATTCCTATCTTTGTGATagctggggagaagaggaaaaagaTGTCACTAATTTCCCTTTCAGCCCAGGAATGTACTTTGAG TTGTTAATTTTCTGTGATGTTCATCAGTACAAGGTTGCTATAAATGGTGTGCACATCCTGGAGTACAAGCATCGATTTAAACAACTTGAAAAGATCAGCGTATTGGAGGTTACTGGAGACATTCAATTACTGGATGTGAGGAGCCTGTAG
- the LGALS8 gene encoding galectin-8 isoform X3, with protein sequence MPLDQLQKTIHNPVIPYTGTILSGLLPGELVVIQGSVPDDSDRFQVDFQCGSSTKPRADVAFHFNPRFKKSGSIICNTLEKERWGWEEITYEMPFQKGKPFKIVFMVLKDKFQVSVNEKHLLLYNHRVNLERIDTLGIYGKVQIQTIAFVSNNGVVPDGSQLVVPYIARLNSALCPGQTVVIKGEVNKNPNSFAVNLKSSDSKDIALHLNPRMKTKVFVRNSYLCDSWGEEEKDVTNFPFSPGMYFELLIFCDVHQYKVAINGVHILEYKHRFKQLEKISVLEVTGDIQLLDVRSL encoded by the exons GTTATTCCATACACTGGGACAATCCTTAGTGGTCTCCTTCCTGGAGAACTAGTTGTAATACAGGGAAGTGTTCCTGATGATTCCGACAG GTTCCAGGTGGACTTCCAATGTGGCAGTAGCACAAAACCTCGTGCTGATGTGGCCTTTCACTTCAATCCCCGCTTCAAAAAATCGGGTTCCATAATCTGTAACACTCTGGAAAAAGAAAGATGGGGTTGGGAGGAGATCACTTATGAGATGCCTTTTCAAAAAGGAAAGCCATTTAAGATTGTCTTTATGGTTTTGAAGGATAAATTCCAG gtgtctgtaaatgaaaaacatttgCTGCTGTACAACCACAGAGTTAACCTGGAAAGAATAGATACACTGGGGATATATGGGAAAGTACAGATTCAGACTATAGCGTTTGTTTCTAACAAT ggAGTAGTGCCTGATGGTTCACAACTT GTGGTTCCTTACATTGCAAGGCTTAATTCTGCACTTTGTCCTGGACAGACAGTTGTCATCAAAGGAGAAGTGAATAAAAACCCAAACAG CTTTGCTGTTAATCTAAAATCAAGTGACTCAAAGGATATTGCACTGCATCTGAATCCCCGAATGAAAACAAAAGTTTTCGTGAGAAATTCCTATCTTTGTGATagctggggagaagaggaaaaagaTGTCACTAATTTCCCTTTCAGCCCAGGAATGTACTTTGAG TTGTTAATTTTCTGTGATGTTCATCAGTACAAGGTTGCTATAAATGGTGTGCACATCCTGGAGTACAAGCATCGATTTAAACAACTTGAAAAGATCAGCGTATTGGAGGTTACTGGAGACATTCAATTACTGGATGTGAGGAGCCTGTAG